Part of the Vigna angularis cultivar LongXiaoDou No.4 chromosome 1, ASM1680809v1, whole genome shotgun sequence genome, GAAGCAATGGAGGTTCTGGTGCCTCATGCCCTCGCGATGCACTCAAACTAGGAGTGTGTGCCAATGTTCTAAACGGGTTGCTGAACGTCACGCTGGGTCAACCACCAGTTACCCCTTGCTGCACCCTCCTCGATGGTCTCCTTGACCTTGAAGCTGCAGCCTGCCTCTGCACTGCCCTCAGAGCAAACATCTTAGGTATCAACCTCAACCTTCCCATCTCACTCTCCCTCCTTCTCAACGTTTGCTCAAGGCAGGTTCCACGTGATTTCCAATGTGCCTGATCATGGCCTATACACAATTTCCTTCCATCATCGTGTTTTCTATTCATTCCTTTCATTTCTTTCGTGCTTTCTTTTTCATCAAGGTGTGTGATTCTTGTACGTGCATGGATGCTTAACTCCATCCTATCATGTCACTGTAGTGtgttcttttaaataaattcccAATGCTTTCTTATGTAAAGCAAAACCGTCAAACATGTCcgtcattattttttaactgagaaatgaaaatgtttttacaAGTAAAATACTTCTTCATTTGtagcctttctttttcttgttgtCGATTTTGATTATGAGATGCAGTTGATCGGGAAAACTTTCGTTACCCTTATAAGTTCTGTCCCACAGAGATTCAAGACAGAATCAAAGCTTATGCAAAACGTGCACAGTTACGTAGCCCGTGACTAACTTAATCTCAGTCCACGTGCATGCACTGTTACAGTGAAGCATTAGATATTTAACCAGATCAAAATTATAGACTAATGCAGTTTAcgtttgaatttatattttggcACTGATAGATTAAGATGGGGTCCTTCAACAATCTGCATCAAGAAGGTCCATTTTCAAACATACTACTTTAACCTATCCAACGGTGAAATCGGTTCACAACGTATAGggtatatatttattacttgtgttttgttttttattcttcttctacTAGCTTGTTGGAGCCGATGCACGAGTCAAACTTTGATAGCAACAAGTATCAATTATAAAAGCTAAAACTCATCCAATAAAGTAAAAACATTCGTACACGTTAAATGgtaaagtaaaatatatcataaagtCATTAACTACATGAATCATTCATAAAGTCAGTGATAATCAATCTCAAATTCAAGTATTGTAATGCTGAATATCTTAATATTGCTACTGATTTGTATCAAAAGAcaatatatacaataaaaaGTTCAATAGAAAACTAACTAacccaatttaaaaaaatatattaataattaccAAGGTCAATCATTATTGTAAGCGTTTTTCACATCTCACcaaaaaaatctttataaattagaaaaatgaaatttagcAGTTGAAATTAAcggtaaaaagaaattaattgcAAATTTTGACTGAAATAACAACCGGATAATAGTAGTCACAAATTAGAGACGGaatcaatatataataacatttatttgTATAATGATCAAAATAGAGATCGAAAATTTTAGTTgctaaatgtaatattttaattactaaattagtgatcaaaagaatatttaaaatatgtttaatatgaTAATTAGTGACCGAAAATATTTGATCgctaaaacattaaatgtaATTCTATGTAGCGACTGAATTAGGGATAAAAAAGGTTTGCTAGCTAAATCCAAAACATGATTTAAATTTTCTCGTTAACTTAATCTTAAGGATTTttgaacaaaaaagaaaaaataattaattttatatgcaTTTATTTTTCGTggatattttcattaattaaattactcttaAATCTTTGAAAAAACTATAATGGAAATATgtgcattttattttaaaatttaaatagataatgatttgaaaatttattaataaaagttagatattgattatttatttcaCTCAAAGTTCTATTTATctaaagttcaatttttttttaattttctctaattttgAAGAATCTTATACGAGACCTTTTTGATAATTGTAATTGTATAGATAATCTAGTACATAGAAAACCATTATGTATGTTTAAATGTATTATGAATTTAAAGTTTTCATATTTGTGTGGAATACATTTCATTTTGGCTTCATGTTACACCATATAATatcatgtatatttttaatctctttaCTACAttatgtatttgaatttattgatatttagtataattaaatttctaGTATTTATAGGCAggttagaaaattaattaaaatattatatatatatatatatatatatatatatatatatatatatatatatatatatatatatatatatatatatataattacgtaaAATTATGTACATAAAATAgtcattaaaatatattggtcactaaatattttattttattttgtcatcATTTAACTACcgaaaaacattttaattgaaataaaatagttaCTTATTTACTATCAAAATATTAGTGTCGTTATATTATCATAGTTGGTCGAATTAGcagccaatttttttttttaaatttaataacattttttcataTTAACAACCAAAAAAAGagaagttgtttttttttttttcaactgaATTTGCCATTAAAATTTTGGTGGCTATATTGATCTTATGATAGAAGGTGACCAGTCTTTTTACCGACGGATTAACATAGATATTTTGGTGCCTATTTAGCTACCATATTAAATACCAGGATTTTTGTTATCACATATTTTCGAACGCTATTTCGGTCACGATCAATGTAAAGGGGAAAATACTACAATTATTTGAATGCAATGTAaatatgatatttgattttctgataaaacttgtttatagttttcaaaataaaaataataatgaagaaaaaatattaaaaagagaaaagtaatattttaagaCTTTGTCTaacaagtaaaaatataaataaaaaatataatattttgtcaaaaattatataaaaaaaataatgcttAAAAGTTAACTTCctaagttaaaaattataaagtttttatttaggggtgttgctccctccaccaccccaagtacTCTCAGCACCTccttactatttttttaattccaaaaatatcttatgttaatttaatttttattcaccttttttaaaatcataaatctCCTTACACCCCCTCACtcttcacttttatttttctttgattgCACACAAACTACTTTCTCTCCTTTGTTCTTCGCACGCAAACCCTAGTGACAAGTAGGGGAGGAATTGGGATTTTGAGGAGGAAATTGTGGTGAGAGGGtgacaaaaaaagaaaagggtgaGTGAAGAATTATGAAGAAGTGAACAAAAAAGAGAATGATTTGAAGGAGGCCAGAGAAACTGAAAAGGGGTGGGGGTGAGAAAAGGAGAACCCTAGAGGGAGAGGAAGGGTTACCCCACGAAAAGGTAGAGACATTTTGGGGTTTGGATTGACATTGAGAATGTGTGGAGTGGATCTGACGAAAGGGAAAGGAAGAATTGTACTTTTCGTTTGGGAACAGATAACATCGAAGTAAGATGATGGAAGGACGCAACACTCCAAAGGGAATGGGTTTGTTTATGGTTTGTTCTCCCGAGAGAACTACAATGACACACACACACTTAGAACGACACCATTCCATATCATCTTCTATTATATTCCATGAGTGCATGCTTTCAGtccaaaaaaatttcaaatgagGAACTGTTAGCTGCAGATATattcttaaacggatgtcaacatccgtggACGGATATTGACATTCATTTGTTCTTCAACAGACGTCGATATTTGTGTGACATTCGCTTAAGAATTCAACACATAttcacatccgtttaaatatTACCGAAGGGTAAAAGAGGAATATGAAGGTGTAGGGAGCAATGTGTGGTGGTGAAGGGAGTATCTCTCTTTATTTAGTTGCACAatcaacattttcaattaaGGTTGTTCAAAAGCTcactttgttttgtaggtctATTTTGGTAAGAAAACAACTGGTGTacgtaaagttttaaataaaagaaattcattgaGAATTTATCTCAGTTATTCTATGTAAATTCATTCTTGTTACATGTTAAGTGACTCCTAAGAACTCCTAAGAAGTAAGTGTGACTTAGAATCTTGtatcaaataaaaatgaataaccggcaaacttaaataataaaataaataatctacAATACttaaacttttgttttaaaattttatgttaataatgatgttatgattttttatatatgaatataaagaTAGTTTACATGTCTCGTATTTCTTTGATGTCTTTAGGAAAGAACCCAATAACTATAAGTCACAAGGCAACAACTCACATAACAACTGCAATATATAGAGTTGTCAAACTTCAAAGAACTGTTGTTcaattaacataattttctttaataagaGGGAGTGCTTTTTCTTGTATGTTATTGTAATAAATTTGGAAATTGTTTGTAAACAACTTTAATGTCAATATGGATTTGGAATACTCTGAGAACTccattcataatttataatatccTTTTATTAATAGAACCATAAGAAATTATTTTgagtttatgatattttttttatattataaaatgataaattattttagataattaaaaataaattaatttcatacataagtcaataataaaatactcattctatttttaacttattttcaaactataaaacaatgaactacaatcacacaattttgtttaaaaaaagtgTATACTGACAAAGTAGAAAGATAAGTTAACTAACATTCTCTTATTTTAATGGTATTGTTAATCCCTGAAAAGTAGTTCTTAGTGGTAAAACAATTCagctaaaataagaaaatgaaaatagcCGAAGGATCAATTCGTTGAAGCAGTGAATTCTTTAATTAAGAAGGTATAGCGTTACAACAAAACATCAATTTATTTACTTGTTATTTTTCATGGTGGAGTTCAGTTAAAAATTGTTACAGACAACAACActaaaattttatgaataataagtAGACAACAATACTAAGAAATTTGCTAGTAGTTCTACAAGAAACTTTGGCGCTCTACATCAGAAACTTTTTCGaataaaatttgtgattttCCTAAAATTTGAACACATTTTTTCGATTTCTCTACAATATATAAGCATATTTTTTCAGAtctttatgaattataattctaaatgaAAAACTTATCTCAATGATTGTCTTAAcctaatattaattatatatttagtcaAAATTGTTTTAAACAACTAACTTTACGTGTTAAAATCAACACCACATCAATTTTGCATATgtggattttaaaaaaaaaaatcagttattACATTCCACTGGCCAAAACGCGTGGAAAAATAATAGATCTCAATATTAATTCTTAATCACAACTTAAGTCAATAATTACAGACTAGTTCACACAAAATGAGTATGTAAATGaacttgtttttttaaaataaaaataacacaataaGGTAGTTTGAAGTAAAGAATAGCCTAAGTTTTGTTGAAATTAGTTGTTTAATAAGAAGGGTTGGCCAATTAGGAAGAGCGAATGTGAGGATatgattaaaaacataataataggTATAAGCCTATTAGTCAGTGGTAATGTGGGATTTGATAAGCTGTCGGGTTcacatttttcttgttttagaaCTTATCGGTGTAATCTGGAACTTCCAAATTTAATACAAAgacaattttatcctttattaTCAAAATCAGATCCACCTATTCTGGTCCCTACATCACGAGCCACAACCATCCAAAATTTCGAGATAAAATTCTCATGTTCACACATGCTCCATTTCAATAACTAAACAAAACtagtctttttcttttatgtgaaTGCAAGTATTTTAATACGGTATCTATAAAAGATACTAAAACTTAGTACACACATAATccttttagaaatatttaataaataattttttaaacgaATATCCaatagttaataaataattttttattgcaGATCAGTTAATGGGTAAGTATTATCTATGTTGGATCTAATCCATTACGATCCTTAATTTAAATGGtacttataaaagaataatCTAATGCTTAAATTAGAAAAGGTTCGGTCATTctagtattaaatatttatttatacaaattataatGACCTTTTATTACTAATTTgtattaatacatatataaatgcTCTTAATTTCGTTATACATACTTTTGACTGATCATTCgaacaattaatgtaattttttttttattatgttagaTCAGTTTCATAATCCTATGTCAAGACTAACCTAATCTACTTTAAATTGATGAGATTTAtactgtataaaaaaaaaacaaatcaggaatgttaattttctaataaaatttcatttcttcTACTGTTagtaaataaattgaatttctaaaatgtaaaattattcaaagataatagaatttttttaaacaaattcagATATTTCTggatacttagaataatttagcATGAAcacaaaaattcaaacatataatTCAGAATACTATATCAAtcttttaactaaaaaatatttaacaattcatatagtatataaaaagaatcataaaaataaataataatatttaaatttcctTATTTTATGTTCAATATAGGTCATTTCATTACTCATTGCATTCGATTGaataaatgttttgaatttgataaaGTTGTTGATTTAGTTATTTGGGTTTGAAACACTATTGGTTCTTTAAGTTATTAGgcaagaataaaattaaaatagaatcaAAATTTGGCCATGAGTCCTCATGTCATTAGAGTTATCAAGTAATATAATccatatatactaatttaaattaCTCACGGGTATAATTCCTACCTTACATCCTAGTAATTAATTACCAAAAATATGTAATTGCCAAATATGTCAGTTACATGTGGACTATATGTCacttgtaaaaataaaaaagttactaaaatgaaataaattaattatgtgttaATCAAATTAACGTTCACTGAATggtaattttaatatataacaaattaatcaaccataattttatttttatatttatttaaattaatattaatttactttattttcaatatttgattaagtttatattaattcattttttttattatttatctaacTTACTATCCCTTGGATGTAGAATAATGTTTAACATTTATATGTATAATTCGACTCAAAAGTTATctacatttaatatttatttatgttaatttcaatttaactaattctaatttaatttatttttattatttacttaaattaatattgtttttttgaaaaaaattcagatttatatttaattaacattaGTTTGATTGCTATTAGTcgtatttatttaaattaatatcaatcaattgatattaatataatttttttaatattattgattctttagaacttaattaatattattatgcaTATAAATAGGGTAATTCTTTAGGTATCGTGTATTACTCTATTTTCATTTGAGGTTTGACTATATCTATTTCATGTACTTGTGTGTGAAAATTCTAAATGtgattcttttatttgaaaaggcgtgtttaaataaaaaacttgtgttttctccttttttatatcatttaagaTCATGATATCGCATTCAAGCATGATACAACTTTTCCAATTGCTAATATCACGTAATTGCTTTCATTGATCAAACATAAAGATAGATCGTAATTAAGTAAAACAACTAATTAAGACATTGATACCATGTGTTACGTTTTTTCACACTTACACATCATAAATGGTTTATCATACGGTAGTTAtatgaattaagaaaaaaaaacgaaaaaggtaattaataatacatgaataataattatataaagatatttgaaGTCAAAATCGCACATTTTCAGGGAAGAGATTCAAAACTTGTGTAATTTAATCTTAGTCATTATTGTGTAAGTTATAATAATgattaatatttctttcttgCACTACCATAAAAATAATCTCCTTTGGTAAATTTTGAACTAGCGAATGTCTTTGATAACTCCTTATGAATGTTTTGGAGAATTGggaatcagaaaaaaaaaatctatttgcAAAAGACATTTTAATGaagtttgaataaaaaaagtgaatacaAGAAAATTAAGTATGTATATTTATGAGATTTATAGATCTTATGAGGCTTGTAAAAATTGATcgtatcaataaaatattaataaaaataacaacttattatataatataaaaaaatttcaccaacaaatatattttattatattatttaaccattttaatagttttttttttctcattaatgaaaaattagaaattagaaTTAACGGCAGGGTATAGTGTTACCacataataaattatacatGCATGTGGTGTATATGTATAcattaatttctatattaaaaagCTATCTCTTAACACGATATATTGTATTACTTGTTTACATTAATAAAGagtaaaaggataaaaaaatttataattatagtaCGGTAACATGTTGAGTTTGTTAAGGTAAGGTTATTTTACTGAACAACTccttgtttttattataataacttaggtagattagaaataaaattctaaTTCCAAATTTAAGAAACTATGCGTAAGTTTCCTTCTACTTAATAATGGGTATTAACGAATTAGTTAAAAACATGATAATAGCTATAAGCCTATTGGGCAGTGGTAATGTGAGGATTTGGTTGGCTGTCGGAAAACACCTCTCTGGAAGTTCCAAActtcaaacaaaaatacaatttcatTCTTCACATGCACACCAGAATAAATTGGAAAGTTATAATTTGAAAAGGTTGGCAAAAGTATGAAAATggtataatttattcaaaattatagaaataactAAAATAGACAAGTTGCCCTAGTTTATTATGACACTGTAAAGAA contains:
- the LOC108338083 gene encoding 14 kDa proline-rich protein DC2.15, which produces MASKTPSSLLALFLTLNILFFAIASATNPKHGGYGGSGGYGGSGGSGGSGGSGSNGGSGASCPRDALKLGVCANVLNGLLNVTLGQPPVTPCCTLLDGLLDLEAAACLCTALRANILGINLNLPISLSLLLNVCSRQVPRDFQCA